In one Lolium rigidum isolate FL_2022 chromosome 3, APGP_CSIRO_Lrig_0.1, whole genome shotgun sequence genomic region, the following are encoded:
- the LOC124694233 gene encoding vacuolar protein 8-like, producing MSVRGNPAAASAAAGDEGGETAEELLARVAGMVPAAVDAATTAAGFPGRWKAIAAKLRTLPDRLSDLSSHPCFTRNALCRELLQSVAATLADAAELAARPPGAGKLQMQSAIDALGARLDVNIRDCTLLVRTGVLSDASTPPPAAAKTDVRELLARLQIGHGEAKGRAVDGLLDALNKDEKSVLSALGRASVAALVQLLTAPAPAVREKAATVVCQLADSGNCEALLVSEGAVAPLLRLAESGSSLAAREKAVLTLHRLSACPDAARAIAGHGGARPLVEICQTGDSVSQAAAAGALKNLSAVPEALRALADEGIVRVMVGLLDHGTVLGSKEHAADCLENLTSASDGFRLAVASDGGLRSLLLHLDAPSPRESAVRALGNIVCAVAPDTLVSLGALPRLAHVLRAGSTGAQQAAASAVCKIAGSGERDMKRLLGEHGCVPPLVRMLDAKSAGAREAAAQALASLAAHPANAREARRDDRSVPSLVQLLDPAPANSAKKYAIACLLALSSAKRCKKQMISHGAIGYLKKLTDMEVAGAGDLLQRLEDRGGLRSIFSNG from the coding sequence ATGAGTGTGCGGGGAAATCCGGCGGCTGCTTCTGCTGCTGCCGGAGATGAAGGGGGAGAGACGGCGGAGGAGCTACTGGCGCGCGTAGCCGGGatggtgccggcggcggtggacgcGGCGACAACCGCGGCAGGGTTCCCGGGGCGGTGGAAGGCGATCGCCGCGAAGCTGCGCACGCTCCCGGACCGCCTGTCCGACCTGTCCAGCCACCCCTGCTTCACCCGGAACGCGCTGTGCCGCGAGCTGCTGCAGTCCGTGGCCGCCACGCTCGCCGACGCGGCCGAGCTCGCCGCGCGCCCGCCCGGCGCCGGGAAGCTTCAGATGCAGAGCGCCATCGACGCGCTGGGCGCCAGGCTCGACGTCAACATCCGGGACTGCACGCTGCTCGTCCGGACCGGCGTGCTGTCCGACGCCTCGactcctcctccggcggcggccaaGACGGACGTGCGGGAGCTGCTCGCGCGGCTGCAGATCGGGCACGGCGAGGCCAAGGGCCGGGCGGTGGACGGGCTGCTGGACGCCCTGAACAAGGACGAGAAGAGCGTCCTGTCCGCGCTCGGCCGCGCCAGCGTCGCCGCGCTGGTGCAGCTGCTCACGGCGCCGGCGCCCGCGGTGCGGGAGAAGGCCGCCACGGTGGTATGCCAGCTCGCGGACTCGGGAAACTGCGAGGCGCTGCTGGTGTCGGAGGGCGCGGTGGCGCCGCTCCTCCGGCTGGCCGAGTCGGGCAGCAGCCTCGCCGCCCGCGAGAAGGCCGTGCTCACGCTGCACCGCCTCTCCGCGTGCCCCGACGCCGCGCGCGCCATcgccggccacggcggcgcgcgcccgcTCGTCGAGATCTGCCAGACGGGGGACTCCGTGTCGCaggccgcggccgccggcgcgcTCAAGAACCTCTCCGCGGTGCCGGAGGCGCTGCGCGCGCTGGCCGACGAAGGGATCGTGCGCGTCATGGTCGGCCTGCTGGACCACGGCACGGTGCTCGGCTCCAAGGAGCACGCCGCGGACTGCCTGGAGAACCTCACGTCCGCCAGCGACGGCTTCCGGCTCGCCGTGGCGTCCGACGGCGGGCTGCGGAGCCTGCTGCTCCACCTCGACGCGCCGTCGCCGCGGGAGTCGGCGGTGCGCGCGCTCGGGAACATCGTGTGCGCCGTCGCCCCCGACACCCTCGTGTCCCTCGGCGCGCTCCCGCGGCTGGCCCACGTGCTGCGGGCCGGCTCCACCGGCGCGCAgcaggcggcggcgtcggcggtgtGCAAGATCGCCGGCAGCGGCGAGAGGGACATGAAACGCCTCCTCGGCGAGCACGGCTGCGTGCCGCCGCTGGTGCGGATGCTGGACGCCAAGTCCGCCGGCGCGCGCGAGGCGGCCGCGCAGGCGCTGGCGAGCCTGGCGGCGCACCCGGCCAACGCGCGGGAGGCGAGGCGGGACGACCGGAGCGTGCCCAGCCTCGTGCAGCTGCTGGACCCGGCGCCGGCGAACTCGGCCAAGAAGTACGCCATCGCGTGCCTGCTGGCGCTCTCGTCGGCGAAGCGGTGCAAGAAGCAGATGATCTCGCACGGCGCCATCGGGTACCTCAAGAAGCTCACCGACATGGAGGTCGCCGGCGCCGGGGACCTGCTCCAGCGGCTGGAGGACCGCGGCGGGCTCCGGAGCATCTTCAGTAACGGTTGA